The Clavelina lepadiformis chromosome 3, kaClaLepa1.1, whole genome shotgun sequence region ATAAGAAAGTATACCGACGCActttaagtttgtttgaagCATTATCCAAATGACAGTTTGTCGCTCACGAAACTAAATTGACAAAAATTAATCAAGGAAATGTACTTCGCCATTAACACAGGTAATAGATGATGACGCAGGTGTTGCTCCACTTAGAGCTCGATGGAGCgcatgtttgttttgtgtttattgaaACTAGCGGTTCCCGCAGCGTATGATCAGGTGATAATTCCGCCAACACTCTTGCTACATCAAACTACGTAAGATAACTATCTATTGACCTTTTGTAACATCATAAGGAACCTCCCAAAGTGACGAAAGATCGTACTCAAGAAGACAAAGAAGAAAAGGGTGCAATCGAAACGATACCCGAAGAACACTcgaaatagttttaattttattcgtTTCTTAAGAACACTTGCGCGGTTACATCCAAGCTCGTTGTGTGACGTATATAACACAAGTGACAATGTCCTCTTGACTAACAACAAGACGTTCGACGACCTTAAAAATAGTCGTCCAAAGGCAAAACTTTCCCCGCAGAAACCGCGTTAGCAAACAAGGTAAAATTATTCGTCGTCTTTTGCAGTGATGGACGTAATCTCTTCATCATTTTTCGTTAGCAAGGCAGTTCTTCTCAATGTTGTGGTAAGTAATCAGCATCATTTTGACTTGCACCTATTCGTCGGTTCGATGACGTACAGAATGTTTATTCCAGAGAGTCCCAAGTTCACTTGGCTGCAAAGTCAAACACGAGACAAGTTATCAGGAATCGTAAATATCGTGCCAATGGCCGTAAAATAGGCGTGCGAGCGCAGCTTTCGAACGAGGTCGCCAAGCCATTCGCGGCGCCGCCAAAACTAAATGACAAAAGTCTACAAGTCGGATAAGCGGCACACAGGTGTCAcattgcaattgctataactCTCAAATTGGGCGCACGATTTGCAGGCAATCATACCAGCCAATCAAAAGTAAATACCTCAACATCGACGATTCCTTGGTTTTAATATGATGCAAGAAGAGAAGCAACGTACAAAACATGTTGTGCCGACCCTGcacaagaaatttcacatAATTGTCCGCTGCTGGTTAGCGCAACCATGCGGCTATCGGTCGCTACTTACCGGGGGTAAATCTAAAGTCGATTCTTTGGTTATCATCTGATAATGTGGGGGATGTAGACTGTTCTGGTATATCATCATTTTGCGTTCAGCATCGTTTATAAGTTTGGGTTTGTCAGGAGTTTTTAAGAAGTACTGAGATGTGAAAGTTTTTCCGTCGGGATACCTTGTATATATTAGACAAATCCGCCGTGAATGTATATCTAATGAAATGCACTACTGGAAACGCTACTTAGAAAAAATTTACTATCACCAAGAAACAAACGTAAAGGAAACGTTACCGTGGATGTGGTGGCAAATGTAAGTCCATGTAAACACAGAACATGTGCATTACAAGGTCGCAATCTGTAACTAGATCATCTCCCCAATCTCTGCCACCTTTCACACTACCACCTTTATCCCAAAGAAAATCACTCATGTAACCACCTGATGCCAGTGCTATAAGTATAATACAGTCAATTGGTTCCATGGCCAAGTACAAAAGTTAGCAATGAGTGTTTCGTTTTTTGAGACTTTCATTCAGAATATTATCATGTAAGTACAATATTCTGTTGTATAAGATGTTAGATGTTGTTACCTAATATTGTAAAAAGATCTACCAAATGAACAATTGTACATAGTATCTTAAATACTTCTCAATCTTTCCACCAAATATTCTTGATGGGTTGTCAGTTCCAAATACTGTATTATCCATGTTAAGCTTGGTAGCTGGGTCCCTTTACTTTGCTGTATTTGTTTAAGGGCATGCAAACTTGATTCCCCAATCTAAAAAGAAATGAACagatttttttgccattaataGTAAGAGTTCAATGAGTTAAATTTTCAGCTAGTTTCATGCAAAATGTATCAAGTGAACAATGTACTGCCAAGCAAAAGCAATTCATCTACATAAGCCAATTTAGTATTGAGTTATAACAACCATACCTGAACCTCTGGACAGCCTAAACGTTTCAAGTTAGCATTGATCTTATCAATTTCTTTCACAATTCCTCTTAAAACAGTAAGAGAAATCCACCGACGAAGTCGTGCCACCCATTCCGTTAAGCAATCAGCATCTACTCCTGACTTTATCCAGTACTAGCAAAACGGAAGGTTTGCTGTTATGATAGGCCAATAATATGACTGAAAGAAAATCCTCAGGATAGGATGTTACTTGTCACAATACCTCTATAGCAGCGAGCTTTGCTGAATCATCCTTGCTGTCCTTGCTAAGAGTGGGTGACGTGGGTGATCTGGCAGAAAGCtggtcaaaacaaaaatgccaTACAATATTCTTTTTTGCATGCAGTTCAACTGTAACCCCGCAAGTGGCTACCAAAATATTTCACCTGATACAAATTCTTAGCAAGGTCAACTGTTGGCTCATTCTGGTACATTGCAAGATGACCCCAGTAAGAGCTTCCTGCTGGAGAACCATCATAACCAGCtaaatacatttaaaatcCATGTTTTCTAAACAGATCTAAACAATTTACATATATCCATGCCACAAACTTACAAAGTTGCATCCTTGTCTGAACTGCTTCAAAATGAGCTTTTAAGTAGTTGTTGAGAGTTTTCTGATCAGTCATGAAATCATCAGGTGACACTGGTATTTATTTGCAATAGCAAGATGGTTATCAACCATTACTGGctacatttttaatttagaacAGCTTGCAATAAGCAAGTTGTTAAAAGCAACCATAACTCAAATTAGAGTCAAGTCGTTTGCACATACTGACTCGAGTTGAACCATTCATGGTAATGTTTCAAGTCTAATCAAGTCATTTATTTCTTAGTATAGCCTACACTACAATACTGactgttttcaattttcaaaacGACTTGACTCAGCCTCCTTTATAAAAGTCGACTCGGAAAACACaagtcattttaaaatttttctacaACACACAAGTGAAGTTAAGTCAACTAAAAGGATGTGACTGGACTTTATATAACTCATACAAATACTATAAAAATGGATTTTCTTACTAACATGGAGAATTTATGAATGGCGATCTTCTGCTTCGAAGATGGGGACTTCCCCCACCTGATGAATCTAGAAAACTACTTCCATCTAGTGTGTGCATCAATGGACTTGTCTAGATAAACAATACTGACTCAATGATTTGGTTAAATGATGACTTAAGACATGACTCTGAATGCTGTCATTTAACAATCTGACCGGAAGTACCAGAATTGACGCGCTAAAGTTGAGAAACCTTGAGTAGAATGGGGGAGGTCGCCTTGGTGACAAAAGGACAATGACAATTGTCGCCATGGTTGGCAGTGGAAGCCAACCTGGTTTTACAAGAAAGTTCATTGAAACTCAGCTAATCTATTGTAGCAAACTAGCAATGCCCTTGATGAAGAAATTAACAATAACTCCAGTTCAAAGGTGCTGGTCTACCGGTAAATAGCACCGAATTCAAGCAGGAGCATAAAAATGAATGGGGTAAAAATACCCAATGGAGATAAGCTGAGATATAACAATATAGAACAAGGAAGATCGGAAAATGGTAAATGCAGATTTTGATACTATACAAATATAGAAGTctaatacagtagaattcatCAGTTCGCCTTATTCGTCACATTTTATGTCAGTCCCGGCAGAATTTCTATCTTTTGTGTACATTCCAGTTCGTTTAATTCGTCACCTCTTTATATCATCCAGAAACATTTTGTTCGGCTAATTCGCCATTCGCAGATTTGATTCATGCGGTCAAGTGTTATTCACAGCTTTGTTAGTTACTGCAACATGGATCAATTCACGTAGTATCATTAGTTAGATCAACACTCGTGCGATCCCAAACAAACAAAGGGTCATTATAGGATTAATACAAGGACGAAGAGTGAAGCGCGTTCTAAATTCCCACTGTGAGACCGTTTGCATAATTCTTCAATTCGCCTAGCTCGTCATTTTTTCTTATCTCCTGGAGGTGACAAAttaggcgaattctactgtaatagttttattaaaaagtgaGCTGGATACAAGTGTGTGCTCTCCTAAACAGCGTAATACCTTATTAAGTAAAGATGACTCGCATAATCCCTGTGGATAATACGAAGgtatgttgccttgataggaAGGTGAATTCAAAGTTGTGTGGAACGATGAGCTTGGGCTTGGAGATGGAGAATTTCTGTGAAGTTTATTGGCTGATAATAACCAACCTTTGAAATATTGATTGCATGCAAAACCTTTACTAAATGACTATTGGTTCAATTCATGAAAATAATCAATtatattataaaacaaaacaatttatagaAATATCGACTAACAAATtcgatttaatttttttcgtaaTTATTACAATTGCATGATGTCAGTTAGATAATAATATGCACCTGTCAAGGGGATTGCGATTGCTAATTGGAGTGCTGCTAGTCGGTCTGGTGAAGTTTGTAAGACTAAAGCTTTTTTGAGGTGACATATctttcagtttttgttgtgacgAAGTTGAGGAGTCACATACGAAATTTGGATCTAGCATATGTAGCTTGTTAATTACAATGACATGAGAAAGTTTTAGTATACAGGGCCAGTAGCACTAAAATCTCTGTTGCCACCTGATTTTCGTATCCCCATTAGTTTCTTTTGAATAGGAGAGAGTGGCATTAGTTTAACAGACTGTGCAACATTTCGGGCTTGAATGAAGTCAACCAAGGCACTAACTATGAAGATAACTGCCAAgattaaaattgcaaagtaTACTGTGTTGCTTTCGACTCTCAGCCAACATTGTATGATACGAAAATTCCTAAAcaattaagaaaattaaaatggtGGTAACCAACATTACCATTTACTGGCACCTTATACAGGAAAAAGTCAATATCTCCACACAGTTTAATCAATGTAAACTTACAtttcataaaacaacaaaactgcAATTAAACAGTTGAACACTGCCCATGACAAGAGCTTTTTCGAGTCCACAATATTAAGTTTTTGATTTGCTGTGCTGTGTACAACTGGGCTAACTTTTCCAGCTTCAATTGCCCTTCGAGAAGGTGGATAGGCCATTTCAAGTGTTTGCCCAGCTCAATTAACTATGCTATTTATATACAGTCACCATACCAACATATACATCCTGAAAATAAATAGGTTTAGCTTAT contains the following coding sequences:
- the LOC143448531 gene encoding transmembrane protein 209-like isoform X2, whose amino-acid sequence is MAYPPSRRAIEAGKVSPVVHSTANQKLNIVDSKKLLSWAVFNCLIAVLLFYEMNFRIIQCWLRVESNTVYFAILILAVIFIVSALVDFIQARNVAQSVKLMPLSPIQKKLMGIRKSDPNFVCDSSTSSQQKLKDMSPQKSFSLTNFTRPTSSTPISNRNPLDRNSPSPSPSSSFHTTLNSPSYQGNIPSYYPQGLCESSLLNKTSPLMHTLDGSSFLDSSGGGSPHLRSRRSPFINSPLSPDDFMTDQKTLNNYLKAHFEAVQTRMQLSGSSYWGHLAMYQNEPTVDLAKNLYQLSARSPTSPTLSKDSKDDSAKLAAIEYWIKSGVDADCLTEWVARLRRWISLTVLRGIVKEIDKINANLKRLGCPEVQIGESSLHALKQIQQSKGTQLPSLTWIIQYLELTTHQEYLVERLRTLASGGYMSDFLWDKGGSVKGGRDWGDDLVTDCDLVMHMFCVYMDLHLPPHPRYPDGKTFTSQYFLKTPDKPKLINDAERKMMIYQNSLHPPHYQMITKESTLDLPPGRHNMFCTLLLFLHHIKTKESSMLSQVNLGLSGINILYVIEPTNRCKSK
- the LOC143448531 gene encoding transmembrane protein 209-like isoform X1, with the protein product MAYPPSRRAIEAGKVSPVVHSTANQKLNIVDSKKLLSWAVFNCLIAVLLFYEMNFRIIQCWLRVESNTVYFAILILAVIFIVSALVDFIQARNVAQSVKLMPLSPIQKKLMGIRKSDPNFVCDSSTSSQQKLKDMSPQKSFSLTNFTRPTSSTPISNRNPLDRNSPSPSPSSSFHTTLNSPSYQGNIPSYYPQGLCESSLLNKTSPLMHTLDGSSFLDSSGGGSPHLRSRRSPFINSPLSPDDFMTDQKTLNNYLKAHFEAVQTRMQLSGYDGSPAGSSYWGHLAMYQNEPTVDLAKNLYQLSARSPTSPTLSKDSKDDSAKLAAIEYWIKSGVDADCLTEWVARLRRWISLTVLRGIVKEIDKINANLKRLGCPEVQIGESSLHALKQIQQSKGTQLPSLTWIIQYLELTTHQEYLVERLRTLASGGYMSDFLWDKGGSVKGGRDWGDDLVTDCDLVMHMFCVYMDLHLPPHPRYPDGKTFTSQYFLKTPDKPKLINDAERKMMIYQNSLHPPHYQMITKESTLDLPPGRHNMFCTLLLFLHHIKTKESSMLSQVNLGLSGINILYVIEPTNRCKSK